A region from the Bacillota bacterium genome encodes:
- a CDS encoding DUF5049 domain-containing protein, with amino-acid sequence MTNEIKEQILAIRDSGETNMFDVRKVQEIALREGYDELLIYLADNVEAYSRFILTGKEE; translated from the coding sequence ATGACAAATGAGATAAAAGAACAGATTCTTGCCATTCGAGATTCTGGTGAAACCAATATGTTTGATGTACGAAAAGTACAGGAAATCGCTCTGAGGGAAGGATATGACGAGCTACTTATTTACCTTGCAGATAACGTTGAGGCCTATTCCCGATTCATTCTGACAGGCAAGGAGGAATAA
- a CDS encoding DUF4314 domain-containing protein has protein sequence MRIISKEQLENLREKYPAGCRVELLRMDDIQAPRIGTKGTVVGVDDIGSIMVRWDSGSSLSVAFGEDLCRRIEDDK, from the coding sequence ATGAGAATAATCAGTAAAGAACAACTGGAAAACCTTCGGGAGAAGTACCCTGCAGGATGCCGAGTAGAACTCCTAAGAATGGATGATATTCAAGCGCCTAGGATTGGCACAAAAGGAACAGTTGTAGGAGTTGACGATATTGGTTCTATTATGGTGCGTTGGGATTCAGGCTCTAGCCTTTCAGTAGCTTTTGGTGAAGACCTGTGCAGGAGGATTGAGGATGACAAATGA